One genomic segment of Rubripirellula amarantea includes these proteins:
- a CDS encoding efflux RND transporter periplasmic adaptor subunit has translation MPNVPETPESTSSSKNGWLHVLAKVGPTLFVMLVLASGWLAVHQINTGGVSESDEQVAEDPTIPDSLTLPQGKLVAGRFETVPAQMQAVEHVHTIPGRIRYDETKHVDVKAPMDGILSEVLVTPGEEVQAGQLIAVIRSPEIGQARAEVLKRQKEREIAQQVLERELAISKNLEQMSLMIEDQQSVEEIESAFSNRALGSYRQGILSSYARMRLASELLEKIQPLADSGSVSGRSIRERQAERQLAETEFRTARDQAAFQADQARIHAEANLSEADRQLNLAWQSVEMLLGYREDKSTVNLGNEKALARLEVRAPFSGSVESRAFANNERVSRGDSLLVLANTDSLYVAANIREGDWSAVSLSRGTLISVMVPALDNRVFEARVHYFGREVQSNTNSIPLIAKIENDEGLLRPGMFVRVTIPIGKARQSLSIKPESVVQHENQSFVFVDESDGTFKRVDVSTGHASDDWVEVTQGLEPGQLVVTHGAFLLKSELLLQGEE, from the coding sequence ATGCCCAACGTGCCCGAAACGCCTGAATCCACTTCCTCGTCGAAGAACGGTTGGCTGCACGTTCTTGCCAAGGTCGGGCCTACTTTGTTTGTGATGTTGGTCTTAGCGTCAGGTTGGCTGGCTGTTCATCAGATCAACACAGGTGGAGTATCCGAGAGCGACGAACAAGTTGCCGAAGATCCAACGATTCCGGATTCATTGACGCTGCCCCAAGGGAAGTTGGTCGCGGGCAGGTTCGAAACGGTGCCGGCACAGATGCAAGCTGTCGAGCACGTTCACACCATCCCCGGTCGCATACGGTACGACGAAACCAAACATGTCGACGTAAAGGCACCCATGGACGGGATCTTGTCAGAGGTGCTTGTCACTCCTGGTGAAGAAGTCCAAGCCGGCCAGTTGATAGCCGTGATCCGCAGTCCCGAAATCGGTCAAGCTCGAGCCGAGGTTTTGAAGCGACAGAAAGAACGCGAAATCGCTCAGCAGGTATTGGAGCGAGAACTCGCAATCTCCAAAAACCTGGAACAAATGTCATTGATGATCGAAGACCAACAGTCCGTCGAAGAGATTGAATCCGCGTTCAGCAATCGAGCCTTAGGTAGCTATCGCCAGGGAATTCTATCGTCGTATGCCCGTATGCGATTGGCGAGCGAACTTCTTGAGAAGATTCAGCCGCTGGCCGATTCGGGATCCGTTTCTGGCCGAAGTATTCGAGAACGCCAAGCCGAGCGTCAGTTAGCCGAAACCGAGTTCCGAACCGCTCGCGATCAAGCAGCCTTTCAAGCCGATCAAGCGAGGATCCATGCGGAGGCCAACCTCTCGGAAGCCGATCGTCAACTGAACTTGGCATGGCAATCGGTAGAAATGCTTCTGGGATATCGGGAAGATAAGTCGACGGTAAATCTTGGCAACGAGAAAGCACTAGCACGGCTTGAAGTTCGCGCACCGTTTTCTGGATCGGTGGAATCAAGAGCGTTTGCAAACAACGAGAGAGTATCTCGTGGAGATTCACTTCTCGTACTCGCCAATACTGATTCGCTTTACGTGGCCGCGAATATCCGTGAAGGCGATTGGTCGGCGGTGTCGCTTAGCCGGGGAACCTTGATTTCCGTCATGGTTCCCGCGTTGGACAATCGCGTGTTCGAAGCGAGGGTTCACTACTTTGGTCGCGAAGTGCAATCCAATACGAATTCTATTCCTTTGATCGCGAAAATTGAAAACGATGAAGGATTGCTTCGCCCGGGAATGTTCGTACGCGTCACCATTCCGATCGGAAAAGCTCGGCAGAGTCTTTCCATCAAACCCGAATCGGTCGTCCAGCACGAGAACCAGTCGTTCGTGTTCGTCGATGAGAGCGATGGCACCTTCAAACGAGTGGACGTGTCGACGGGGCATGCATCCGACGATTGGGTGGAAGTCACCCAAGGTTTAGAACCCGGCCAACTGGTGGTCACTCACGGTGCATTCTTGCTGAAGTCTGAACTACTGCTTCAGGGCGAGGAATAG
- a CDS encoding sulfatase-like hydrolase/transferase, protein MPKAEAQRPNILILIGDDIDRDSLSPWGGQAHTPNLDQLARDGIRLDRAYVNVAMCAPCRQELYSGRTAWRTRAMPNHSKSVAGTRSLPHYLQPLGYHVGLLGKKHIGPRDAYPFDNVGELPMKENPNPKAVRLATRYMTAARDAGNPFCLVVASHDGHSPYTHGASDRYNTNELDVADDAIDTPIYRNSLAKHLAEVTNLDDLLGELRLVLQQEGLADNTLVLFCSEQGNAFPFSKWTCFDGGLATGIVAALPSVIPAGKSNDQIVWLSDIVPTLIEAVGEHPSESDFDGRSQWANFTGGDQAVHEYAFGAFSNCNIIDNRERIFPIRSIRDRRFTLIWSPLHASGITSNVTLSQALEWVQNDDATMQNADVAGSWVAKTKMTQHPQHIKLTRRLHHRPEWALYDRDADSNELRNLIDEPEFADIASELKRELMSWLNHWEDSDPVATEQGFINAK, encoded by the coding sequence TTGCCAAAAGCCGAGGCTCAACGTCCAAACATTCTGATATTGATCGGAGATGACATCGACCGCGATTCCCTAAGCCCATGGGGCGGTCAAGCTCACACGCCCAACTTGGATCAATTGGCCAGAGATGGAATTCGGCTGGACCGAGCCTACGTGAATGTTGCGATGTGCGCCCCGTGTCGCCAGGAACTGTACAGTGGCCGAACCGCTTGGCGGACACGTGCGATGCCAAACCATTCCAAGTCCGTTGCCGGTACTCGAAGTTTGCCGCACTACCTGCAACCACTCGGGTACCACGTTGGATTATTGGGCAAAAAGCACATTGGTCCCAGGGATGCTTATCCGTTCGACAACGTTGGAGAGCTTCCGATGAAGGAGAACCCCAACCCCAAGGCCGTTCGACTCGCAACGCGGTATATGACCGCCGCTCGTGATGCCGGAAATCCGTTTTGCTTGGTGGTCGCCTCTCACGATGGCCATAGTCCCTACACGCACGGTGCAAGCGACCGTTACAACACAAACGAACTGGATGTAGCAGACGATGCTATCGATACACCGATCTATCGGAATAGCTTGGCGAAACATCTTGCCGAGGTCACTAACTTGGATGATTTACTCGGTGAACTGCGGTTAGTGCTTCAACAGGAAGGACTTGCGGACAATACCTTGGTGCTTTTTTGCAGCGAGCAGGGCAACGCGTTTCCATTTTCCAAATGGACCTGTTTCGATGGTGGGTTAGCGACGGGGATCGTGGCGGCGCTGCCCAGCGTAATCCCGGCCGGCAAAAGCAACGATCAAATTGTATGGCTATCGGATATCGTTCCGACGTTGATCGAAGCCGTTGGCGAGCATCCTTCTGAAAGTGACTTTGACGGACGCAGTCAGTGGGCGAACTTCACCGGAGGCGATCAGGCTGTGCACGAGTATGCCTTTGGAGCATTCTCGAATTGCAACATCATTGACAATCGGGAACGCATTTTTCCAATTCGCAGCATTCGAGACAGGCGTTTCACGCTGATTTGGTCGCCATTGCACGCTAGCGGCATTACATCCAACGTGACGCTAAGTCAGGCGTTGGAATGGGTGCAAAACGATGACGCGACGATGCAGAACGCTGATGTCGCTGGTTCTTGGGTTGCCAAAACGAAAATGACTCAGCATCCGCAACACATCAAGTTAACTCGTCGCTTACACCACCGGCCTGAATGGGCATTGTACGACCGTGATGCCGATTCAAACGAATTGAGAAACCTGATAGATGAACCCGAGTTTGCTGACATTGCCAGTGAGCTTAAGCGAGAGCTCATGTCGTGGCTAAATCATTGGGAGGACTCCGATCCGGTTGCAACTGAACAAGGTTTTATAAACGCAAAATGA
- a CDS encoding DMT family transporter gives MLDYLKLHCVILMWGMTAVLGKLIDLTATELVITRSGLAALVLGTLLRSRMMIQPKIAMLMIGNGMILGAHWITFFVAVKISSVSVCMIGMATVSFWTALLEPMMIRRVRFVPANLILGLIGGMGVALIYGSETQFQSGIVVALGSAVLACVFSIFNGQLFDLAPTRVIVSYQMVGSSILCASVLGLSEINQWGLGSEHWLLTPMQWVWIAILVLVCTIFAYGLYISLLQRLSVFTINFANNLEPIYGIILGALLFRDHEYLSPSFYTGAFIIVVAVMLQPWLTRSSTPQHAVA, from the coding sequence GTGCTTGATTACCTAAAGCTGCACTGCGTGATCTTGATGTGGGGCATGACCGCTGTCCTGGGAAAACTGATCGATCTGACCGCGACCGAGCTGGTCATTACCCGCAGCGGCTTGGCCGCTCTGGTGTTGGGGACATTGTTGCGATCTCGCATGATGATCCAACCAAAAATTGCCATGCTCATGATTGGTAACGGCATGATCCTTGGTGCCCACTGGATTACCTTTTTTGTGGCCGTCAAAATTTCGTCCGTTTCGGTGTGCATGATTGGCATGGCAACGGTTTCGTTTTGGACGGCTCTTTTGGAACCAATGATGATCCGCCGAGTTCGATTCGTGCCCGCGAATTTGATACTGGGTTTGATCGGTGGCATGGGGGTAGCGTTGATCTACGGCAGTGAAACTCAGTTCCAGTCAGGTATAGTCGTGGCGCTTGGTTCCGCGGTCCTGGCCTGTGTCTTCTCGATCTTCAACGGACAACTCTTTGATCTCGCGCCGACTCGCGTGATCGTGTCGTACCAGATGGTCGGATCGTCGATACTGTGCGCATCAGTGTTGGGGTTGTCAGAGATCAACCAGTGGGGACTCGGGTCCGAGCATTGGTTGTTGACGCCCATGCAGTGGGTATGGATCGCGATTCTTGTTTTGGTCTGCACGATCTTTGCGTACGGACTTTACATTAGCCTGCTGCAGCGACTCAGTGTGTTCACGATCAACTTCGCGAACAACCTAGAACCAATCTACGGCATCATCCTTGGTGCGTTACTTTTCCGTGACCACGAATATCTAAGCCCTAGTTTTTACACGGGGGCGTTCATCATCGTGGTTGCTGTGATGTTGCAACCATGGCTCACGCGAAGTTCGACGCCGCAACATGCGGTCGCCTGA
- a CDS encoding efflux RND transporter permease subunit — MLTKVIEFSVINRGLVIMLTLLMAGAGLYSALKLPIDAVPDMTNVQVQVVTDAGSLSPVEVERYVTYPVENTMGGLPDVEELRSVSKFGISVVTIVFEEGTDIYRARQLVAERLPDAAAVIPQEYGTPTVGPLTTALGEILQFEVRSETHSPMELRTLLEWDISPRLREVNGVTEINTHGGYYKTFEVQPDPDRMTSYGIPMDLLFARLQNNNNTSGGGYVIHHGEQRFIRGVSLLESAEDIEAVVVRREADGNPILVGDIARVSIQPMTRQGAVTRDGRGEIVTGLVMMLIGENSREVVMAAKDRLQQIESTLPDGVRLEVTYDRAALIGRTLKTVLTNLTEGGMLVIIVLLLMLGNLRAGIIVALAIPLSMLFATNVMLASGVTASLMSLGAIDFGLIVDSSVIMVENCIRKLSHDNGDARHEDIIRDAAVEVRKPTMFGELIIAVVFLPILLLEGTEGKLFRPMALTVLFALGGSMILSLSFMPAMASIFLPKKMKEEDVLVVRIVKWFYEPVVTRAIKHPVVTIATALTLFAISLPMAANLGAEFMPRLEEGDLLVEASRLPSATLEGSIEMSTQIENILKKYPEVKTVFSKTGRPEIANDVMGVHQTDVWVLLKPIQSWPTPKTRDALIEEMSDELNDNVPGVAFGFTQPIEMRVDELVAGVKADVAVLLYGDDMEVLGSKGKEIEAALRLIPGAVDVKADYQANLSTLTIKTKPQALAQYGIDAQVVLDVVSSLGGHQVGQIYEGRARYPIMVRVPQQWREKLSLLEQVPVTDSNGQAVPLKELADIRLEETPPTIEHEGNRRRTFISANVRGRDVASFVTEAQRVIPEKVDIPSGYEIRWGGDFENLQSASRRLAIITPIVLVIIMLLLHTSLGSMRLAFLIFLAVPMAASGGVIALYLREMPFSISAGVGFIALFGVAVLNGLVWVSAAEHLRESGMPLGLVAHETALVRLRPVLMTALVASLGFLPMALSTSDGAEMQRPLATVVIGGLVTSTLLTSLFVPCVYPWFARGLNLDDDRRPRETNSMTF, encoded by the coding sequence ATGCTCACCAAAGTCATTGAATTCTCGGTCATCAATCGCGGCCTCGTCATTATGTTGACGTTGCTGATGGCGGGAGCCGGTTTGTACTCGGCTTTGAAGCTTCCGATTGACGCCGTACCTGACATGACGAATGTGCAAGTGCAAGTCGTCACCGATGCGGGATCGCTGTCCCCAGTAGAAGTCGAACGCTATGTGACTTATCCAGTTGAAAACACCATGGGCGGACTGCCCGACGTTGAAGAGCTTCGCAGCGTTTCGAAGTTCGGAATCTCCGTCGTCACCATTGTGTTCGAAGAAGGCACCGACATCTATCGAGCCCGCCAATTGGTCGCCGAACGGCTTCCCGATGCCGCGGCGGTGATTCCGCAAGAATACGGAACTCCCACCGTCGGACCGTTGACGACAGCGCTTGGTGAAATCCTGCAGTTCGAAGTCCGCAGTGAGACGCATTCACCAATGGAACTTCGCACGTTGTTGGAATGGGACATCTCGCCAAGGCTGCGAGAGGTCAATGGTGTTACGGAGATCAATACGCACGGCGGCTATTACAAGACTTTCGAAGTCCAGCCGGATCCCGATCGCATGACAAGCTATGGCATTCCGATGGATCTGCTGTTCGCGCGGTTGCAAAACAATAACAACACGTCGGGCGGTGGCTATGTCATTCATCATGGCGAGCAACGCTTCATCCGCGGCGTTTCCCTGTTGGAATCGGCGGAAGACATCGAAGCGGTCGTGGTGCGGCGCGAGGCCGACGGCAATCCGATCTTGGTGGGCGACATTGCCAGGGTCAGCATCCAACCGATGACCAGGCAAGGTGCCGTAACACGCGACGGTCGCGGCGAGATTGTGACTGGGCTGGTGATGATGCTGATCGGCGAGAATTCTCGCGAGGTCGTCATGGCAGCTAAGGATCGACTTCAACAAATCGAATCGACGCTGCCTGACGGAGTCCGGCTGGAGGTTACCTACGACCGTGCAGCTTTGATCGGTCGGACGCTCAAGACGGTGCTCACCAACCTGACCGAGGGTGGGATGCTCGTGATCATTGTGTTGCTGTTGATGTTGGGCAACCTGCGAGCCGGTATCATCGTGGCGCTCGCGATTCCACTCTCGATGTTGTTCGCCACCAACGTCATGCTGGCGTCCGGTGTGACGGCCAGCTTGATGAGTCTCGGTGCGATCGACTTTGGCTTGATCGTCGACAGCAGCGTGATCATGGTCGAGAACTGTATCCGCAAGCTATCGCACGACAATGGCGACGCTAGGCACGAAGACATCATCCGTGACGCCGCGGTGGAAGTTCGAAAACCCACGATGTTCGGTGAACTGATCATCGCAGTTGTCTTCTTACCGATTCTCTTGCTCGAAGGAACGGAAGGCAAGCTGTTTCGGCCGATGGCGTTAACCGTGCTATTCGCATTGGGTGGTTCCATGATTTTGTCGCTTTCGTTCATGCCGGCCATGGCTTCGATCTTCTTGCCAAAGAAGATGAAGGAAGAGGACGTGCTGGTGGTTCGGATCGTCAAGTGGTTCTACGAACCGGTCGTCACGCGTGCGATCAAACACCCCGTTGTTACGATCGCTACCGCACTGACACTTTTTGCCATTAGCTTGCCGATGGCGGCGAACCTGGGGGCGGAGTTTATGCCTCGGTTGGAAGAGGGTGATCTGCTGGTCGAAGCCTCGCGTTTGCCCAGTGCAACGCTGGAAGGTTCGATCGAGATGTCAACGCAAATCGAAAACATCCTCAAAAAGTATCCTGAAGTGAAGACGGTGTTCTCGAAGACAGGTCGGCCAGAAATCGCGAACGATGTGATGGGCGTCCACCAAACCGACGTCTGGGTATTGCTAAAACCGATTCAAAGTTGGCCCACGCCCAAAACACGTGACGCGCTGATCGAGGAAATGTCGGATGAACTAAATGATAACGTGCCCGGAGTTGCTTTCGGTTTCACTCAACCGATCGAAATGCGTGTGGACGAGCTTGTCGCGGGAGTCAAAGCCGATGTGGCGGTGCTGTTGTATGGCGACGACATGGAAGTACTAGGATCCAAGGGTAAAGAAATTGAGGCCGCACTGCGTTTGATTCCTGGTGCGGTCGACGTGAAGGCCGACTATCAAGCCAACCTGTCAACGCTGACTATCAAAACGAAGCCTCAAGCGCTCGCCCAGTACGGTATCGACGCTCAGGTGGTCTTGGACGTCGTCTCATCGTTGGGTGGTCATCAGGTCGGACAAATCTATGAAGGACGAGCGCGTTATCCGATCATGGTTCGAGTCCCACAGCAGTGGCGAGAAAAGCTCTCGTTGTTAGAGCAAGTGCCCGTGACCGATTCCAATGGTCAAGCAGTTCCGTTGAAAGAGTTGGCGGACATTCGACTGGAGGAGACACCGCCCACGATTGAACACGAAGGCAACCGGCGTCGAACCTTCATCTCGGCAAACGTTCGCGGGCGCGATGTGGCAAGCTTTGTCACCGAAGCGCAGCGAGTGATTCCCGAGAAGGTCGATATCCCTTCTGGCTACGAGATTCGCTGGGGTGGGGACTTCGAGAACCTGCAATCCGCTAGTCGTCGGCTCGCGATCATCACACCCATCGTACTGGTGATCATCATGTTGCTGCTGCACACCAGCCTTGGATCCATGCGCTTGGCGTTTCTTATATTCTTGGCGGTGCCGATGGCGGCCTCAGGCGGAGTGATTGCTTTGTACCTTCGAGAGATGCCGTTTAGCATCTCGGCGGGCGTGGGCTTCATCGCGCTGTTCGGTGTCGCGGTGCTTAACGGCTTGGTTTGGGTGAGTGCAGCCGAACATCTTCGCGAAAGCGGCATGCCATTGGGATTGGTCGCCCATGAGACGGCGTTGGTTCGCTTGCGTCCGGTGCTGATGACGGCGTTGGTTGCCAGTCTGGGTTTTCTACCGATGGCTTTGTCGACCAGCGATGGAGCTGAAATGCAGCGACCGCTCGCAACGGTGGTGATTGGCGGACTCGTCACGTCCACGCTGCTGACGTCGTTGTTCGTGCCTTGCGTTTACCCTTGGTTTGCGCGGGGACTCAATCTCGATGACGACCGACGACCCCGCGAGACCAATTCAATGACGTTCTGA
- a CDS encoding pyrophosphate--fructose-6-phosphate 1-phosphotransferase codes for MSVKRVGILTAGGLAPCLSSAIGALIESYTAKAPEVEILCYRSGYKGLLLGDSFIVSQTIRDNAAVLHQHGGSPIGNSRVKLTNVADCVKRGLVKEGQDPLQVAAEQLQKDEVDVLHTIGGDDTNTTAADLAAYLAKHDYDLAVVGLPKTIDNDVIPIRQSLGAWTAAEEGAKFFENVVGEHSANPKMLIVHEVMGRNCGWLTAATAAKYRERLDALNFLPEVGLTRARREIHGVYVPEMHFDLQKEAERLHDIIEETDCVNIFISEGAGVDVIVEEMESRGEQVPKDAFGHYKLDAVNPGKWFGQQFAKMLGAEKTLVQKSGYYSRAARANAADIELIGRCAAKAVECALTHDGGVIGEDEDRGNELRAIEFERIKGGKPFDINVPWFGDLLTAIGQPKGAVVETTHA; via the coding sequence ATGTCTGTTAAGCGAGTTGGGATTCTCACCGCTGGGGGCCTCGCGCCCTGCCTTTCGTCTGCCATTGGGGCGCTGATCGAGTCCTACACTGCCAAGGCACCCGAGGTTGAGATTCTCTGTTACCGATCGGGTTACAAAGGGTTGTTGCTGGGTGACAGTTTCATCGTTTCTCAGACGATTCGCGATAATGCCGCCGTCTTGCACCAACATGGCGGCAGTCCGATTGGCAACAGTCGAGTGAAGTTGACCAACGTTGCCGATTGTGTGAAGCGTGGACTCGTCAAGGAAGGTCAAGATCCGCTGCAGGTTGCAGCCGAGCAATTGCAGAAGGACGAGGTCGACGTACTGCATACGATCGGTGGCGACGACACCAACACGACTGCTGCTGACCTGGCCGCATACTTAGCCAAGCACGACTACGACTTGGCGGTGGTCGGTCTGCCCAAAACGATCGACAACGACGTGATCCCAATTCGGCAAAGTTTGGGAGCATGGACTGCGGCTGAAGAGGGAGCAAAGTTCTTTGAAAACGTTGTCGGCGAACACAGTGCGAACCCCAAGATGCTGATCGTCCACGAAGTCATGGGACGCAATTGCGGATGGTTGACTGCGGCGACAGCGGCTAAGTATCGCGAGCGACTCGATGCGCTCAACTTCTTGCCTGAAGTTGGTCTAACGCGCGCCCGTCGTGAAATTCATGGCGTCTATGTTCCGGAAATGCATTTTGACTTGCAAAAGGAAGCGGAACGTCTTCACGACATCATCGAAGAAACTGACTGCGTCAACATCTTTATCTCCGAAGGTGCCGGCGTGGACGTGATCGTCGAAGAGATGGAATCACGAGGCGAGCAAGTTCCCAAGGACGCATTTGGTCACTACAAGCTTGACGCAGTGAATCCAGGCAAATGGTTTGGCCAACAGTTCGCCAAGATGCTTGGCGCCGAAAAGACGCTCGTGCAAAAGAGCGGTTACTACAGCCGTGCTGCTCGCGCGAACGCCGCGGACATCGAGCTGATTGGACGCTGTGCCGCCAAAGCTGTGGAGTGTGCCTTGACTCATGATGGTGGCGTGATCGGTGAAGATGAAGATCGCGGCAACGAATTGCGAGCGATCGAATTTGAACGCATCAAGGGTGGCAAACCATTCGATATTAACGTGCCATGGTTTGGCGACTTATTGACCGCCATTGGCCAACCCAAGGGCGCCGTCGTGGAAACAACTCACGCCTAA
- a CDS encoding family 16 glycosylhydrolase, with protein sequence MRNQLLRILCVVGLIVTGLDSLALAQPPFSDPDNQGEWELLSLVSDEFNGAEIDSDKWFVQGTNGEYANRFKGRAPSQFVPANVQVADGHLVITSRWQPEYEFADEVFGGFPYANITSGAIISKHSFLYGYLETRCKAAEGPISSSFWSIGESGELDVFEHYGHNPDSTDASHRLQSSFHDWRVPGSPTYGKRIWTNEHQLPFKVASDFHVYGMEWGPNQVKIFVDGILVRCASKEEIGDKWVVDHDQKVWLDSETFPWEVDPAKLKPSDFPNSGQEFSVDYVRVWQSNKQTEGCWKQDNLLTNPIFDHNLDGWNVSGDVVLKEERAESWAGSSHVSLAANREGAIEQTVAVKPNTTYIVSAYAKAPATNYQDVYHDAWLGVKNYDGDFQTVRFFQNYWHRKSIQFKTGPNAKTATVFFTNQWSAEPVLVDSFELIEATAKR encoded by the coding sequence ATGCGAAACCAATTATTGCGGATCCTTTGCGTGGTAGGATTGATCGTCACGGGATTAGATTCCTTAGCGCTCGCCCAACCACCGTTCTCGGATCCCGACAATCAAGGCGAGTGGGAGCTTCTTTCGTTAGTCAGTGACGAATTCAATGGCGCTGAGATTGATTCTGATAAGTGGTTCGTTCAAGGCACCAACGGCGAGTACGCCAATCGTTTCAAAGGACGCGCACCATCACAGTTCGTTCCGGCTAACGTTCAAGTGGCTGATGGACACTTAGTAATCACTTCGAGGTGGCAACCGGAGTATGAATTTGCAGACGAAGTGTTTGGCGGCTTCCCATATGCCAACATCACCTCGGGAGCCATCATTTCGAAACACTCATTTTTGTATGGATACTTAGAAACCCGATGCAAAGCAGCCGAAGGACCAATCTCAAGTTCGTTTTGGTCCATCGGAGAGAGTGGCGAATTGGATGTGTTCGAGCATTACGGGCATAATCCTGATAGCACGGATGCGTCCCATCGATTGCAATCTTCGTTTCATGACTGGCGAGTTCCCGGATCGCCAACCTACGGAAAACGCATTTGGACCAACGAGCATCAATTGCCATTCAAAGTCGCAAGTGACTTTCACGTCTATGGAATGGAATGGGGTCCGAACCAAGTAAAGATCTTCGTGGACGGAATTTTGGTTCGCTGTGCATCCAAGGAAGAGATCGGTGATAAGTGGGTCGTTGATCACGACCAGAAAGTTTGGTTGGATTCCGAAACATTTCCATGGGAAGTCGATCCAGCGAAACTGAAGCCGAGCGATTTTCCAAATAGCGGCCAAGAATTCTCGGTCGACTATGTCAGAGTCTGGCAAAGCAATAAGCAAACTGAGGGTTGTTGGAAGCAAGACAATCTGTTGACCAACCCGATCTTTGATCACAACCTCGATGGTTGGAACGTCTCCGGCGACGTCGTTTTAAAAGAAGAGCGAGCGGAAAGCTGGGCTGGCAGCAGCCACGTCAGTCTTGCAGCGAATAGGGAAGGCGCGATCGAACAAACCGTTGCCGTGAAACCCAACACAACTTATATCGTTTCGGCGTATGCCAAAGCTCCGGCAACAAACTACCAAGACGTCTATCATGACGCGTGGTTGGGTGTGAAAAATTACGACGGTGATTTCCAGACGGTTCGGTTCTTCCAGAATTACTGGCACCGAAAGAGCATCCAGTTCAAAACCGGTCCTAATGCCAAAACCGCCACTGTGTTCTTCACCAACCAATGGTCGGCTGAACCGGTGCTGGTGGATAGCTTTGAGCTGATCGAAGCCACGGCGAAACGTTAG
- a CDS encoding DUF1569 domain-containing protein — MKRIRRKILLHDLSEVNDEFERLLRMGYVQHGNWSLGQMGQHLRLTIDANVDGYPKWMTIAGFPLRPLLQRLVLPRLLRGDSPAGIRTAPRFVPPEGLDDTAEVLALAQSIERYQLHRERLHPHPGFGRLSPDQFDRFHAAHASHHLSFLGDKTDQ, encoded by the coding sequence ATGAAAAGAATTCGCCGCAAAATCTTGCTCCATGATTTGTCCGAGGTAAATGATGAGTTTGAGCGGCTACTTCGTATGGGTTACGTCCAACATGGAAACTGGTCGCTCGGCCAAATGGGGCAACACTTGCGGTTGACGATCGACGCCAATGTTGATGGTTACCCCAAGTGGATGACGATCGCGGGTTTTCCGCTACGACCGCTGCTACAACGATTGGTTTTGCCGCGATTGTTGCGAGGTGACTCACCTGCGGGAATTCGCACCGCGCCTCGTTTTGTACCGCCTGAAGGTTTGGATGACACTGCCGAAGTGCTGGCCCTCGCGCAAAGTATCGAACGATATCAGCTCCACCGAGAGCGGCTGCATCCGCATCCCGGATTCGGTCGATTGAGTCCTGATCAGTTCGACCGTTTTCACGCCGCCCACGCTTCTCACCATCTTAGCTTTCTTGGCGACAAAACAGATCAATAG